In the genome of Actinomycetota bacterium, one region contains:
- the solA gene encoding N-methyl-L-tryptophan oxidase, which translates to MNERRDFDVAVVGLGGIGSAAAYWASLRAGAGVLGLERFELGHERGASQDHSRIIRLSYHAPEYVRFAQDAYAAWAEVEADSGQRLVIRTGGIDLYPEGSYAWGDDYVRSLEEVGGIEYEWLDAAETMRRWSAWRLSDDVRVMFQPDAGIVAAAKANDAHRRLAQSRGATLVENARVTDVRENGGGYELETQVGTFRAERLILAMDAWMNELLERLWHPINITVTQEQVSYYGPSDPHAFEPERFPIWIWMGTPSFYGVGTFGENGPKIGEDVGGAEVTGDERSFEPDPQYQSRLDAFMRERLPSGFGPYLRRATCLYTMTPDRDFVIDLVPGHDHVAIGQGAAHAFKFASVFGRSLVELAFDGRAHSDIGAWTVDRGILTTEDPPLSFRV; encoded by the coding sequence GTGAACGAACGCAGGGACTTCGACGTCGCGGTCGTCGGATTGGGCGGGATCGGTTCTGCCGCCGCGTACTGGGCCTCGCTTCGCGCCGGCGCCGGCGTCCTCGGTCTCGAGCGATTCGAGCTCGGGCACGAGCGCGGCGCGTCGCAGGATCACTCGCGAATCATCCGGCTCTCGTACCACGCGCCGGAGTACGTGCGGTTCGCTCAGGACGCCTACGCCGCGTGGGCAGAGGTCGAGGCGGATTCAGGTCAGCGCCTGGTGATCCGAACGGGTGGGATCGATCTCTATCCCGAAGGCTCGTACGCGTGGGGCGACGACTACGTCCGGTCCCTCGAGGAGGTAGGCGGGATCGAGTACGAGTGGCTCGACGCCGCCGAGACGATGCGGCGGTGGTCCGCGTGGCGTCTGTCCGACGACGTGCGCGTGATGTTCCAGCCCGATGCCGGGATCGTCGCCGCGGCGAAGGCGAACGACGCGCACCGGCGTCTCGCCCAATCAAGAGGCGCGACGCTCGTCGAGAACGCTCGTGTCACGGACGTCAGGGAGAACGGCGGCGGGTACGAGCTCGAAACCCAGGTCGGCACGTTTCGGGCCGAGCGACTGATCCTGGCCATGGATGCGTGGATGAACGAGCTGCTCGAGCGGCTCTGGCACCCCATCAACATCACAGTGACGCAGGAGCAGGTCAGCTACTACGGGCCGTCGGACCCCCACGCGTTCGAGCCGGAGCGGTTCCCCATCTGGATCTGGATGGGAACGCCCTCCTTCTATGGCGTCGGGACGTTCGGCGAGAACGGACCGAAGATCGGTGAGGACGTCGGTGGGGCAGAGGTCACGGGCGATGAACGCTCGTTCGAGCCGGACCCCCAATACCAATCGAGGCTGGATGCCTTCATGCGCGAGCGGCTGCCGTCCGGGTTCGGCCCCTACCTTCGCCGAGCGACCTGCTTGTACACGATGACGCCGGACCGCGACTTCGTGATCGACCTCGTGCCCGGGCACGACCACGTCGCGATCGGGCAGGGGGCGGCGCACGCGTTCAAGTTCGCGAGCGTGTTCGGACGGTCGCTCGTCGAGCTCGCTTTCGACGGCAGGGCGCACAGCGATATCGGCGCCTGGACGGTCGACCGGGGCATCCTCACCACAGAGGACCCGCCGCTCAGCTTCCGCGTCTGA